The Prunus persica cultivar Lovell chromosome G7, Prunus_persica_NCBIv2, whole genome shotgun sequence genome has a segment encoding these proteins:
- the LOC18770642 gene encoding protein RADIALIS-like 4: MASNSLSSSRNSNSSWTPKQNKQFEKALALYDKDTPDRWQKVARAVGGKSAEEVKQHYEVLLEDVNHIEAGRVPFPRYRGD, translated from the coding sequence ATGGCATCCAACTCACTCAGTTCTTCAAGAAACTCTAACTCCTCGTGGACTCCTAAGCAAAACAAGCAGTTCGAAAAGGCCCTGGCTTTGTATGACAAGGATACCCCGGACCGCTGGCAGAAGGTTGCCAGAGCTGTGGGTGGGAAATCTGCTGAGGAGGTGAAGCAGCACTATGAGGTCCTCCTTGAGGATGTCAATCACATTGAGGCCGGCAGAGTCCCATTTCCTCGTTACCGGGGCGACTAA